In Porphyromonas cangingivalis, a genomic segment contains:
- a CDS encoding BACON domain-containing protein, producing MKTSVFFSGILSLLLLISSCQKDSIDTSSWLKIDADEVIQLESGTSERIIAVNSSQGQWAATSNADWLEAKHAGDYLVINAKSNETLNVRKAQILVVSSGIKRTLQIEQAGYPTLVVETDPAVVAFGEEEGQMRLIIKSNATDWVVQQPSEEWIKVVARPRVAELVVKVKANETTNARTADIIVSAGGQNTTIKVKQDGQLNFYLPFSDWGMSFDNIQKRELARKSKLAGTPNPDVGDRGYTFLSVSKSFQFITYEFENYGTDKLQATTLIGDRNIPYTNEYHDFLVSQGFERITPMDGRTKGILVYIHKEKKIDMSIYAIHDKDLQKDVSVIFCRPIVEQPAPMPTLTDLETGILRFGEATVQDVEAWENAHGGKYDEEFSKLYRLPLFFVDDPFYARGYFFDNISKSPDPEKLVVSGYLYFYTDYKLGVYRHGGMEYLTNEFKDLLKREGFEFMYFYPNNRGYYFKNTNKEVIIIVRTIVMGARRLMRINYIPMPKTTNASLRSAVPSESENNNKISTNITNVEL from the coding sequence ATGAAAACATCTGTATTCTTTTCAGGGATATTGAGTCTTTTATTACTCATATCCTCATGTCAGAAAGACAGTATTGACACTTCTTCTTGGCTCAAGATTGACGCCGATGAAGTGATACAACTGGAGTCTGGCACCAGCGAAAGGATTATCGCTGTGAATTCAAGTCAGGGGCAGTGGGCAGCCACAAGTAATGCTGACTGGCTGGAGGCTAAGCATGCCGGCGACTATCTCGTGATCAATGCAAAATCCAATGAAACCCTTAATGTACGCAAAGCTCAAATATTGGTCGTCTCCTCGGGTATCAAAAGGACTCTGCAGATAGAACAGGCTGGCTACCCCACATTAGTAGTAGAAACAGATCCCGCAGTGGTTGCTTTTGGAGAGGAGGAGGGACAGATGAGGCTCATAATCAAATCCAATGCCACCGATTGGGTCGTGCAGCAACCATCAGAAGAGTGGATAAAAGTTGTCGCTCGTCCTCGAGTAGCAGAACTTGTCGTAAAGGTCAAGGCGAATGAGACTACAAATGCTCGTACTGCTGACATCATTGTCTCAGCAGGTGGTCAAAATACTACAATCAAAGTCAAACAAGATGGTCAACTAAACTTCTACCTGCCCTTTTCGGACTGGGGTATGAGTTTTGATAATATACAGAAGAGAGAGCTTGCTCGTAAGAGTAAATTGGCAGGTACCCCCAATCCTGATGTCGGAGATAGGGGCTATACCTTCCTGAGTGTGAGCAAGTCTTTCCAGTTCATAACATACGAGTTTGAAAACTATGGTACTGATAAGTTACAAGCCACTACCCTTATAGGTGACAGGAATATCCCTTATACCAATGAATACCATGATTTTCTCGTAAGTCAAGGATTTGAGCGTATTACTCCTATGGATGGTCGTACCAAAGGTATACTCGTATATATCCATAAGGAAAAGAAGATCGACATGTCGATATATGCGATCCATGACAAAGATCTGCAGAAAGATGTATCAGTCATATTCTGTCGGCCTATAGTAGAACAACCGGCTCCGATGCCGACTCTTACTGATTTAGAGACCGGAATACTACGATTTGGCGAGGCTACAGTCCAAGATGTCGAAGCCTGGGAAAACGCCCATGGGGGTAAGTACGATGAAGAGTTTTCTAAATTGTACCGTTTACCACTCTTCTTTGTGGATGATCCATTCTATGCCAGAGGATATTTCTTCGATAATATCAGTAAGTCTCCGGATCCGGAGAAGCTTGTGGTATCAGGATATCTGTACTTCTATACAGATTACAAGCTAGGGGTATACAGACATGGAGGTATGGAGTATTTGACCAATGAATTCAAAGATTTGCTAAAGCGCGAGGGATTTGAGTTTATGTACTTCTATCCGAACAATAGGGGTTATTACTTTAAGAACACAAACAAGGAAGTAA